The Papaver somniferum cultivar HN1 chromosome 6, ASM357369v1, whole genome shotgun sequence genome segment TGGAAGCTATGAAAGTTTGAGGATTGCATGAAATAACATCTCAAGATTCTCAACCTCTAAAACGTTACAAAATAAATAGATTGGAAATCCATCTGATTCCAACTACCAACGACCAACCTAAGCTGCGAAAAGGGTGCTTCGTTATTGGTCATATCTACCTATTGATGGCTGGTGCAACCCCTAAATACTTCTGATGTTCCCTTCTTCTTTTTTAACTCTCCAGACATGTTTACAAAGTAATTTTCTAATGAATCGTCACTAAAACCTAAAATCCATGTATACTCTTAATTATATATAAAGATGCTTTACTTTGGTTTGAATAATTACAGGGCAATAGGAGGAAACGAATCTTATCTACATTTCTACCAATCATCAAAATCAGCTTTGTGTACATATCTCAGCTTGCAGATAGTTGTATTTAAAGTATAAACCTAATGTTCTAAAGGAAGTAATGTAATCACTAACATAGATAAGGTCATTGACTCATTGTAGATTATAGCTTGTGTGAACTTACATGCACCAAATTGAACATCTATGAAGAATCCAAAAAACATCAATCCGACGTTCCAGATAATACCATAGTAACTTGCGAGGTAAAGAACATTTAAATTTCTAACAGTATGAAACATTTAAAtttagggaagaaaaaaaaacttgcttGATGCAAGTGTCTTGAAACATTCCTTAAAACCTCAAATTAAAACAACAGAGTAGAAGTAATATAGGAATAAGCTGAAACCCTACATCATGATTCAGATTATAACATAACCAACAGAATAGATAGGACACAAAACAAAGAGAGTCTAGACTACTCGCATTTCATTTATCCTTCTAACCTTTCAATAAAAGCAATCTATTGGGTGCTTCTAAGAATAATGAATTAATATTGACGCCTCATTTACTAGTAAAAATTAAAAGAATTAAGAGAACCTACAAGTTTTAGTAATCATCATCTCGCGGCTttttcactctctctctctctgcgtCACCTACCCTTGCCGTTCCCTAACAAATTAaaacccgaatttctttcttTATCAATATACAACTTCACAAAATTTATAGGCCTAATATTATATTGCCTTACCTATCACCACACTATCAAAACTCAATCCAATTGCATCAAACAATACAATGAAtcttaaaacaaaaaattaaggaaaaaaccctaaaattcaacCTAAAGACACAATAAAAAAGAATACTAACTAGCGATCTGGACAAGTGCGGCAGAAGGTACCCTGTGAGAGCTCACAGCACGCTCGCACGTTGACTGCGAGGTGAGATGTGAGACGAGGAGCGGCAACAATGCTATGCAACGTTAGTAGTGACCGAGTACACCCTATTTCACCCAAAGTCCtacatcaaataaaatcaatgccaataaCAATCAAGAACAACTAAATGAAGAATCAgattatttttgtttcaaaaaaaaccctagaaaatttagGGATACCTTGGGTTGGCAAAATTGAAACGAGGTGCTTGGATACGAGGAGGAGCCATTACTGGTGTTGGACGGATACGAGGAAGTGGTGCTGCTGTTGAACGCATAGCTCTTGCAGCGGAGAAGAAAGATCTTGATGCAGATCCGCGCCAAGCCATCTTTGAGTGAGAAATTGGTTTCGAGTTCTCTGATTCTCTGAAAATGTCTTTTGTTTTCTGCTCTACACGGTGGATCCCGATATCAGTCGCAGGGTTTAAGGGGAATCTAGGGTAACCATAAATCTATTTGAGATAATCATTTTAGTAAATGACACTCATATCCCCATCTTCATTCATTTCTTGGGCTCATTGTTTCCAGGTCGAGAAAATTAGGCGctggcccaaaaaaaataatattttattgtcAGGTgcacaattaatttttagttctgtgacactcataattatatgaaattattaaaaatatctgCATGATGGATTATGCATCTTGAAAGCTTTTGaagagagctacgcaacaagcacaaacaacaatatcaaatttttgtttttcacgaaaaaatcggaggtaataatcattttaggcaaaattttcgaaaacttgatacataaccattatacagccaccaaaaaagatgcataacacattctgcagacgcataacgaattatgcaaccattttctccactgcataacaaattatgcatctataacaagttatgtagccattgtattattgcgtacataaaaaaatagatgcataatgcattatgcagccatatttttggatgcataacaggttatgcatccattttcatgactgcataacatgttatgcatatataattttaggtgcatgacaagttatgcagtctttgtttttgttggtttcctaGTAACAAAAAATTTGATGCATAACGTGTTGTGCAactgttttctggactgcataacaagttatgcattaacttttgtagatgcataacatgcAATGCGgttatgaaaatggatgcataacctgttatgcagacATTTTCTCGAACACCACATGTAGGTTACACCAAACTCTTCCTCACTTTTTAGCATCTGTGACAGTAAAGCTCGAACACCACAATTATGATAAATCCATAATTTAATATGATGgtgattctttctttttttgagaaaaaaaatgatgatacATAAGTTGGTAACCACTTTCCAATGATGAAATAAAACTTTAAATGAAAACAAATCTTCCTTGAATAGTTATAAACAAACTTGTGGTTCTCAATAACACCAACCAGTCCACAAATCATACTATAAATAAGACCTCTCAACTCTTCCTTCAATAATCAAGATATCAACCATCATCCTATTACGCACTCAAAACTGCTCAAAGGAGAGAAACATTCATAATATAACAAGATAGAAGGAAAATCCCCTGCTCTCGTTGCTGCAATGATCGGAGTACTCCTTATGGGATTGTTCATCGCATGGACTCCAGTTGAAGCTACTACTTGCACTCATAATGGTTGTTATACAACAATAACGATTCTTCTGCAATATATACCCATGAAATCATGGATGTTAGACCACAAATAAACTTTACCTTGGCCTTTGTTTCTCATGAAAGTTATAAATAGATCAAAGACAAACCTTGGCGTCTGAACTAAATCCTTTCAGGAACTTCATTTGAGCCCATCCGTTCAGTCCGATTAAAGGTATCAACACAAGGATAATTAAGGACAACTTCCAGTTCGCTTGGAAAGCAATGCCCAGACCAGCAATAATGATTACTATGCTCTCAACAAGCATTGCAAGTGAATCTCCAACAAGACTGCAAACACTTGCTGCATCTGCAGAAAGCCTGGTACCAATAGCACCACTAGAGTGCTCTGGCTCATCAAACCAATCAATATCCATATGAACAGTCTTTTCAAAGCACAGGGAGTGTATACGGTTTATTAAATTGGAATCCAATTGGTATTGTTCCAATGGAAATCGAGACACAGAGTAATGGAACAATCGAAATTGGAGAAACATATATACCTCAAACAATGATTAGGGTAGAGATGAATGATCGTAGGTACATGCGGTGGTTGATGTTGCcggtgttggtggtgaaggaaTGATTATTGGAATCTAAGTAATAGAATAGGGATTTTGATTGAGACCATCGTTATTTGGTGATGCTGCTAGTTATAATGGTGGTTGGTGTTGCTGCTACGGCGGTGCTGGTGGTGATGGCtacgatgatgatggtgatgatggcgcTAGTGGTATGGTGTAaggaagagattttttttttttttttgtggaatcgaagaagaacaaaaagaaaagacGGAAACCTAATTTTATAAACTATGGGTTAGGGGAAAAAAatcgccaaaatttgatgcgcgcTTGAACTTTTTTGtaggtgggtttcacagtgggggaaatctgaaaaatgggtgtggTTGTAGTTTTCACTTTCAAGTCTCGTTTGTTCCATAACTTGGGTCCAGTCCAGCAGAATGTCAATTAGGCCAAACCTCACTAGCATCTAGATAGATTGTCAACTAGTTAGTTCATTATGCACCCCAATACCTTCCGCTAGCATCTATATAGAGAATACAACAAGCAACATTCACCTTCCCCTGGgtgatttttttattcttttttctaaaagaaattcATCAGACCATCCAGTTAATACAAATAGACCTTGCAAGGCAGGACTCCAATATTCAAGAGTTTGGAGTTCTATGGAGGTTGTACCTAATATTACATGCTCGAATGAATTCCGTTGGGAAGGATACTCGGCCAGTTGTGCTATTATGAGACACTGGGCTTTGAAAAGTTGATCCTTACTCAGCCTCTTTCCGTCCGCACTAAGGCGACTAACAGAATGCTCCAGATTTTGGTTCGACCAATCTGTTGGGATTTAAAGAATGATGTAGTGGGATCTGAGTTTCCATCTTTCAAATATGCTCCTTTAAAGCGTGAGCAACTCCGGAACAATGTCAAACCTTGCGGATCCAGCTTTTCCCTGCATAAGATTTGCCATTTTTTGTACTCCTACTTGGTTAGTTTGGGCTGACTTATTAGTTATAACCTAGCGTAGCAATCCACTCTGCTTGTGCCTTCTTCGACAGTTTTGGGGCGGAGTAAGACAAGCAGTGCCGGCTACCAGATTTCTCCTTTAGGTTCAACAAAAACACTAAAAAACTTCagttttaataaaaataccaGAATCACTTAACCCGAAACTGATAGAAAAATGGATCAATGATCAACATGGAGTAAGAAAAATGACTGTTGCTTGAAGCGAAGAATTCTAGTCTATGACAGTAACTATTGCCTGAGCAACACTTGTTGTGGTAAGAAAATCAGCCATTCACTGACAAACTCAGAAACATAAGATCACACACAAGTTCCACATATAAGATGAAATCAAGAAACAAACTCGACCTGCGCGGCCATAAAAATGGATCTTGTAATGGCAAATTAACTATGCAATAAATTAGCTCCACTAGATAATGCATATTAACCATTTACAGCAAACAAAACTACATTAACAAGACACTGAATCACAAGCAGACGGACACTTGAAATGAGCAGCTTCATTTACAAGGATATGTGCATCCCTTACATGTGAGTTTCCAAATGATTACACTTCGGACAC includes the following:
- the LOC113289188 gene encoding uncharacterized protein LOC113289188 isoform X1, with the translated sequence MAWRGSASRSFFSAARAMRSTAAPLPRIRPTPVMAPPRIQAPRFNFANPRTLGEIGCTRSLLTLHSIVAAPRLTSHLAVNVRACCELSQGTFCRTCPDR
- the LOC113289188 gene encoding uncharacterized protein LOC113289188 isoform X2, with protein sequence MAWRGSASRSFFSAARAMRSTAAPLPRIRPTPVMAPPRIQAPRFNFANPRTLGEIGCTRSLLTLHSIVAAPRLTSHLAVNVRACCELSQGT